A region of Diceros bicornis minor isolate mBicDic1 chromosome 31, mDicBic1.mat.cur, whole genome shotgun sequence DNA encodes the following proteins:
- the ALDH3B2 gene encoding aldehyde dehydrogenase family 3 member B2 isoform X3 → MDPVGDTLQRLRETFRAGRTQPAEFRAAQLEGLGRFLRDHKQLLQEALAQDLHKSAFEADVSELIMCQNEVDLALKSLHPWMKDEPVAKSLLTQLDSAFIRKEPFGLVLIITPWNYPVNLTLLPLVGALAAGNCVVLKPSEISKGTEKVLAEVLPQYLDQDPRSSPDLGRIINEKHFQRLQGLLGCGRVAIGGQSDESDRYIAPTVLVDVQETEPVMQEEIFGPILPIVNVRSLDEAIDFIKRREKPLALYAFSNSNQVVNEMLDRTSSGSFTSNDGFVNLTLPSLPLGGVGNSGMGRYHGKYSFDTFSHHRACLLSPSGLEKLNEIRYPPYTDRNQQLIRWALGSQSCTLL, encoded by the exons ATGGACCCCGTCGGGGACACGCTGCAGCGGCTGCGGGAGACCTTCCGCGCGGGGCGGACGCAGCCGGCCGAGTTCCGGGCCGCCCAGCTCGAGGGCCTGGGCCGCTTCCTGCGGGACCACAAGCAGCTTCTGCAGGAGGCGCTGGCGCAGGACCTGCACAAG TCAGCCTTTGAGGCGGACGTGTCTGAGCTCATCATGTGCCAGAACGAGGTCGACCTGGCCCTCAAGAGCCTGCACCCCTGGATGAAGGACGAGCCCGTGGCCAAGAGCCTG CTCACGCAGCTGGACTCGGCCTTCATCCGGAAGGAGCCCTTCGGCCTGGTGCTCATCATCACTCCCTGGAACTACCCCGTGAACCTGACCCTGCTGCCCCTGGTGGGCGCCCTTGCCGCAG GGAACTGTGTGGTGCTGAAGCCATCGGAAATAAGCAAGGGCACAGAGAAGGTCCTGGCCGAGGTGTTGCCCCAGTACCTGGACCAG GACCCCCGGAGCTCCCCAGACCTGGGCCGCATCATCAACGAGAAGCATTTCCAGCGGCTCCAGGGCCTGCTGGGCTGTGGCCGCGTGGCCATCGGGGGCCAGAGCGACGAGAGCGATCGCTACATCG CCCCCACGGTGCTGGTGGACGTGCAGGAGACGGAGCCGGTGATGCAGGAGGAGATCTTCGGGCCCATCCTGCCCATCGTGAACGTGAGGAGTCTGGACGAGGCCATCGACTTCATCAAGCGTCGGGAGAAGCCCCTGGCCCTGTATGCCTTCTCCAACAGCAACCAG GTAGTGAACGAGATGCTGGATCGGACAAGCAGCGGTAGTTTCACCAGCAATGATGGCTTCGTCAACCTGACTCTGCCGTCCCTACCACTGGGGGGCGTCG GCAACAGCGGGATGGGAAGATACCACGGCAAGTACTCCTTCGACACCTTCTCCCACCACCGTGCCTGCCTGCTCTCCCCCTCGGGCCTGGAGAAGCTCAATGAAATCCGCTACCCGCCCTATACTGACCGGAACCAGCAGCTGATACGCTGGGCCTTGGGCTCCCAGAGTTGCACCCTTCTGTGA
- the ACY3 gene encoding LOW QUALITY PROTEIN: N-acyl-aromatic-L-amino acid amidohydrolase (carboxylate-forming) (The sequence of the model RefSeq protein was modified relative to this genomic sequence to represent the inferred CDS: inserted 1 base in 1 codon) — protein sequence MCLRPVPREPLRRVAVTGGTHGNEMSGIYLVRHWLRAPGELQRPSFSATPVLANPAATAACRRYVGRDLNRTFTSAFLTATAHPGDPYEVTRGQELNQLLGPKDSXPAFDFILDLHTTTANMAACLIVDNAHDAFALHLCRHLQLQSPELPCRVFLSQVPRKESFHLDSIAKNGMTPELGPQPQGLLRADLFTRMRALVAAALDFIELFNQGTALPAFEMEAYRILSFVDFPRTEAGDLAGTVHPQLQDRDFEPLRPGAPIFQMFSGEDVLYEGESTVHPVFINEAAYYEKGIAFFQTEKLTFSVPALPALAPTTTRGP from the exons ATGTGCTTGCGGCCTGTGCCCCGAGAGCCCCTGCGCCGCGTGGCGGTGACCGGGGGCACCCACGGCAACGAGATGTCTGGCATCTACCTGGTCCGGCACTGGCTGCGGGCCCCGGGGGAGCTGCAGAGACCCAGCTTCTCCGCCACGCCCGTGCTGGCCAACCCGGCGGCCACAGCTGCCTGCCGCCGCTACGTGGGCCGTGACCTCAACCGCACCTTCACCAGTGCCTTTCTCAC TGCCACGGCCCACCCAGGCGACCCATACGAGGTGACAAGGGGCCAAGAGCTGAACCAGCTGCTGGGGCCCAAGGACT CGCCGGCCTTCGACTTCATCCTCGACCTGCACACCACCACGGCCAACATGGCCGCCTGCCTCATCGTGGACAACGCCCACGACGCCTTTGCCTTGCACCTGTGCCGCCATCTACAG CTGCAGAGCCCGGAGCTGCCCTGCCGGGTCTTCCTGTCGCAGGTGCCCAGGAAGGAGAGTTTCCACCTGGACTCGATAGCCAAGAACGGAATGA CCCCGGAGCTGGGCCCCCAGCCTCAGGGCTTGCTGCGGGCCGACCTGTTCACCAGGATGAGAGCCCTGGTGGCTGCAGCTCTGGACTTCATTGAGCTCTTCAACCAGG GCACGGCTTTACCTGCCTTTGAGATGGAAGCCTATAGAATCCTGAGCTTTGTGGATTTCCCCCGCACGGAGGCCGGGGACTTGGCAGGCACTGTGCATCCTCagctgcag GACCGAGACTTCGAGCCGCTGCGGCCCGGCGCACCCATCTTCCAGATGTTCAGCGGCGAGGACGTGCTCTATGAGGGGGAGTCCACCGTGCACCCTGTGTTCATCAATGAGGCCGCCTACTATGAGAAGGGCATTGCCTTCTTCCAAACCGAGAAGCTCACGTTCTCCGTGCCCGCCCTGCCCGCGCTGGCCCCCACCACCACCCGGGGTCCGTAA
- the ALDH3B2 gene encoding aldehyde dehydrogenase family 3 member B2 isoform X2: MDPVGDTLQRLRETFRAGRTQPAEFRAAQLEGLGRFLRDHKQLLQEALAQDLHKLTQLDSAFIRKEPFGLVLIITPWNYPVNLTLLPLVGALAAGNCVVLKPSEISKGTEKVLAEVLPQYLDQSCFAVMPGGPKETGQLLEHKFDYIFFTGSPRVGRIVMAAAAKHLTPVTLELGGKNPCYVDDNCDPQTVANRLAFFRYFNAGQTCVAPDYVLCSPKMQERLLPALQSAITRFYGEDPRSSPDLGRIINEKHFQRLQGLLGCGRVAIGGQSDESDRYIAPTVLVDVQETEPVMQEEIFGPILPIVNVRSLDEAIDFIKRREKPLALYAFSNSNQVVNEMLDRTSSGSFTSNDGFVNLTLPSLPLGGVGNSGMGRYHGKYSFDTFSHHRACLLSPSGLEKLNEIRYPPYTDRNQQLIRWALGSQSCTLL, from the exons ATGGACCCCGTCGGGGACACGCTGCAGCGGCTGCGGGAGACCTTCCGCGCGGGGCGGACGCAGCCGGCCGAGTTCCGGGCCGCCCAGCTCGAGGGCCTGGGCCGCTTCCTGCGGGACCACAAGCAGCTTCTGCAGGAGGCGCTGGCGCAGGACCTGCACAAG CTCACGCAGCTGGACTCGGCCTTCATCCGGAAGGAGCCCTTCGGCCTGGTGCTCATCATCACTCCCTGGAACTACCCCGTGAACCTGACCCTGCTGCCCCTGGTGGGCGCCCTTGCCGCAG GGAACTGTGTGGTGCTGAAGCCATCGGAAATAAGCAAGGGCACAGAGAAGGTCCTGGCCGAGGTGTTGCCCCAGTACCTGGACCAG AGCTGCTTTGCTGTGATGCCGGGTGGGCCCAAGGAGACGGGGCAGCTCCTGGAGCACAAGTTTGACTACATTTTCTTCACAG GGAGCCCTCGAGTTGGCAGGATCGTCATGGCCGCCGCTGCCAAGCACCTGACGCCCGTCACGCTGGAGCTAGGGGGCAAGAACCCCTGCTACGTGGACGACAACTGCGACCCCCAGACCGTGGCCAACCGCTTGGCCTTCTTCCGCTACTTCAACGCCGGCCAGACCTGCGTGGCCCCTGACTACGTCCTGTGCAGCCCCAAGATGCAGGAGCGGCTGCTGCCCGCCCTGCAGAGCGCCATCACCCGTTTCTACGGCGAGGACCCCCGGAGCTCCCCAGACCTGGGCCGCATCATCAACGAGAAGCATTTCCAGCGGCTCCAGGGCCTGCTGGGCTGTGGCCGCGTGGCCATCGGGGGCCAGAGCGACGAGAGCGATCGCTACATCG CCCCCACGGTGCTGGTGGACGTGCAGGAGACGGAGCCGGTGATGCAGGAGGAGATCTTCGGGCCCATCCTGCCCATCGTGAACGTGAGGAGTCTGGACGAGGCCATCGACTTCATCAAGCGTCGGGAGAAGCCCCTGGCCCTGTATGCCTTCTCCAACAGCAACCAG GTAGTGAACGAGATGCTGGATCGGACAAGCAGCGGTAGTTTCACCAGCAATGATGGCTTCGTCAACCTGACTCTGCCGTCCCTACCACTGGGGGGCGTCG GCAACAGCGGGATGGGAAGATACCACGGCAAGTACTCCTTCGACACCTTCTCCCACCACCGTGCCTGCCTGCTCTCCCCCTCGGGCCTGGAGAAGCTCAATGAAATCCGCTACCCGCCCTATACTGACCGGAACCAGCAGCTGATACGCTGGGCCTTGGGCTCCCAGAGTTGCACCCTTCTGTGA
- the ALDH3B2 gene encoding aldehyde dehydrogenase family 3 member B2 isoform X1 produces the protein MKDEPVAKSLLTQLDSAFIRKEPFGLVLIITPWNYPVNLTLLPLVGALAAGNCVVLKPSEISKGTEKVLAEVLPQYLDQSCFAVMPGGPKETGQLLEHKFDYIFFTGSPRVGRIVMAAAAKHLTPVTLELGGKNPCYVDDNCDPQTVANRLAFFRYFNAGQTCVAPDYVLCSPKMQERLLPALQSAITRFYGEDPRSSPDLGRIINEKHFQRLQGLLGCGRVAIGGQSDESDRYIAPTVLVDVQETEPVMQEEIFGPILPIVNVRSLDEAIDFIKRREKPLALYAFSNSNQVVNEMLDRTSSGSFTSNDGFVNLTLPSLPLGGVGNSGMGRYHGKYSFDTFSHHRACLLSPSGLEKLNEIRYPPYTDRNQQLIRWALGSQSCTLL, from the exons ATGAAGGACGAGCCCGTGGCCAAGAGCCTG CTCACGCAGCTGGACTCGGCCTTCATCCGGAAGGAGCCCTTCGGCCTGGTGCTCATCATCACTCCCTGGAACTACCCCGTGAACCTGACCCTGCTGCCCCTGGTGGGCGCCCTTGCCGCAG GGAACTGTGTGGTGCTGAAGCCATCGGAAATAAGCAAGGGCACAGAGAAGGTCCTGGCCGAGGTGTTGCCCCAGTACCTGGACCAG AGCTGCTTTGCTGTGATGCCGGGTGGGCCCAAGGAGACGGGGCAGCTCCTGGAGCACAAGTTTGACTACATTTTCTTCACAG GGAGCCCTCGAGTTGGCAGGATCGTCATGGCCGCCGCTGCCAAGCACCTGACGCCCGTCACGCTGGAGCTAGGGGGCAAGAACCCCTGCTACGTGGACGACAACTGCGACCCCCAGACCGTGGCCAACCGCTTGGCCTTCTTCCGCTACTTCAACGCCGGCCAGACCTGCGTGGCCCCTGACTACGTCCTGTGCAGCCCCAAGATGCAGGAGCGGCTGCTGCCCGCCCTGCAGAGCGCCATCACCCGTTTCTACGGCGAGGACCCCCGGAGCTCCCCAGACCTGGGCCGCATCATCAACGAGAAGCATTTCCAGCGGCTCCAGGGCCTGCTGGGCTGTGGCCGCGTGGCCATCGGGGGCCAGAGCGACGAGAGCGATCGCTACATCG CCCCCACGGTGCTGGTGGACGTGCAGGAGACGGAGCCGGTGATGCAGGAGGAGATCTTCGGGCCCATCCTGCCCATCGTGAACGTGAGGAGTCTGGACGAGGCCATCGACTTCATCAAGCGTCGGGAGAAGCCCCTGGCCCTGTATGCCTTCTCCAACAGCAACCAG GTAGTGAACGAGATGCTGGATCGGACAAGCAGCGGTAGTTTCACCAGCAATGATGGCTTCGTCAACCTGACTCTGCCGTCCCTACCACTGGGGGGCGTCG GCAACAGCGGGATGGGAAGATACCACGGCAAGTACTCCTTCGACACCTTCTCCCACCACCGTGCCTGCCTGCTCTCCCCCTCGGGCCTGGAGAAGCTCAATGAAATCCGCTACCCGCCCTATACTGACCGGAACCAGCAGCTGATACGCTGGGCCTTGGGCTCCCAGAGTTGCACCCTTCTGTGA